tgaataaaagttacttacttttacgtaaccaatccaaatctgcaagaaaaactagggatttccatttgagattttaaagttaccccccactccaccgccagggggtgtagtgggggttagtgtttggtttcattggatagatttttgaaaatgactgaaaacgtatttttcagtttttcgatccgatgtttagttcgcgaaatatgcgaccgttccactacttttgggacactctgtatatacgtcttcatatcaaggcgagatccgactaaatcgaggacaacccgagatccaccaataggaaattaattattggagtatattgttcataactatctttataattaacatattaatcatggcacacttagaggggaaaagatttttgtacttaaatttttctgataaatttacagcgaaacgagatccgtagctgaaaagtaaaggggaggacttatatacgaaattttagatatttaccgatcaacgcgagatcacacactgatgccagctctaaagagtattattcgagcgattggagctcgtgttgtattgtatatttcccacgatatacagaTATATAGCAAGCGGAGTCATTGACGGCACCAACAGCGTTGTctcgaattctttatgtaacttttaagtatcgcttcttttgtgtctttaacgtctacgatttacctttcagaaagtcccttagttttgttacatacataagggtgtgaaaaaagaaaaataatacttcacaaataataatcatttaataatgataattatttgcaatacaatattttaaaactatacattaatattcttaaaaaacacttactacgaaaccagaATGTAATtatgatattcttaaataatacaaattgttacaaaataattatttaaatgattgcttgttttaaaaatacattacaagaaagtaaaattttttataattattattaaagtttaaaaaataaaataactcaatatgtaattattatttggtagttaaaaaatgattttaagtgaaatgatttaaaagataaaaaggaacacacataattttcagggtcaactcctaattgcatgaaaatttggatttagattctacccatcccccacttcaaagttgaatttgtgccgttgattgcttttacttggagggtgaaaaagtatacgtttaaaataagtccggaaacagatctgactaactttaagcaacttttgctctatagagtttttttaacttaggtactaggttaattcagtggtaggtactagagtcacttgcgactaaaaatgtttacttttcaacaaaaaaaaacacgtttttcggcggtttttcgcaaatactcaaaaagtaagtattttatcgaaaaaatattcttggaaaaaatgtagcatatataaaaaaacgaaaaaatggtatattcttagtctatagaagcagtaaaagtaaatttgtagctcataaaaaagaagatcttatccttcaaattccaaaccaaatattttaacgtgatacatagtaccaaaaaatgaagctcttttcggggaatacccattaaaatttttttaaagtgtttacaaaaaggtttattatattttataaaagttatatacgggtaggaaagacaacggaacgaattttcgaacgtttaaacagacgacaacccagatttaccaatttctggacaattgatccaaaggctggattctaacaacgaaacagttgtggatttttaAGTTCTCAATGAGagtcagaatgaaaaaacattagtgacctcgagtatgatggtttggagaatttggctggttatatctgccataaattgaaggactccagtattcaatccgaagatgtttcaccgtacacgtgggttgatcatttgagcaagtgtggtttatgtaaaccatcagacactctcttgtcatatattaagtaactggagacaatttttccttccacatgaatggtgattccattttggtaactaaaaattatttagaaaaccttatgtccaaaagtgtaactgtagactgttctaacaaagcgaacaagttattttttaggtctcggatgtacttccgaattaaagaattaaacaagtctcttaacaacctgacattgcgtaaaataaaaattatgaaaactgctacatagttgctgtatgtacatccatttcacatgcacaaaatttaaataaagtgcatggcatgaaaactgtaaaacttatttttgccttttccaagcctcttacttaaatctgatgaaatacattatttaaaaagtaaaaaattttgtttttttatcaatccattaaatttatggttttattttggggcttttcttccccttggtaaaaattatatttactaatatgtaggccactaatcaatttttgccaactaacgaaatataataattttattagatatcgattatatgaatatttttattttccggataccaatataatcaagaaactgggaactttacaaataactgaaaatcaatttaaataaaagtaaatagtttaataattttcctctaaactataaaaatcacttagtttcttttagtcataattcattcatttgtactattctcaaatttcattcgcgttcgtattacgaacgcatagacgggactatgctttactctgttgctgacgtcatgcgccaatcaGACGAGCTTaggtaactagaatatcagggtgtgcatatttccgggtcccggtgaattcgtatctattttaatcccccatcctaattacaggccaactggcaactctggtgcgcaggtaatttttagataacccattaactaccggtgaattggtaactttaattttttaagtattgttgataatctaatatcggtattccaggtatttagcgctgcactcctagaaaatggaaaaaatggcacaggaagtgaaaccgatgatgaaacgaaacgcaaaagagaaaacttggatgattgttttaatagaagtgaaattaaaaaacggtcaccaagcaaagcaggcaacgaaaacaaggaagacatggaaaatgttatgattacaataatgaaagagctaatgaataaaaacgatgaaatgcttcaggaaataaaacaaataaggaaagaataacaacaaaccaataaggagttaatggatgtaaaagcagagaatcaaaaactaaaaaaagaagtaaaacagctacatgaaagaatggagcaactggagaaatttagcaaaaagaaaagcttgatcgtaactggatTGAAAGCAGAAACAAATggttataagaaattaaaagaagaaatggaaaatttcatatcccaagagttgcaaatacaaataaaactaagaagtgcaaaaaaaataggagaaacagtatgcgcaatagaaacagaagccctcacggataaaatggaaatcctaaacaagaaacgtaaactaaaacagcataaagatcgtatctatataaacaacgattggacatccaaagaaaaagaaatacaaaaggaaataactaaaatagcaaaggacgaaagaagcaaaggtaagcaaacgaaaatcggctacaagaaattaatagtgaatggcaaaatctagatatgggacgaagagagagaacagctgatagaaaattcaaaaaactaataaacgaagaacagcggctgaaatatgatattgacatggcaaaaaaagactcggaaatgcaaacggttaacgaaaacaaaataacgcacacaaaataaagaaataatctcaataagaagaaaagaacaaaacccattagaatgggatcttgaaatattagaaccatgctggcagtatgacacaaatagtacaagacgtaaggtcatatagaggggcaaatggaggcactgaccacatattgttgatagcaaaacttaagatgaaaataatcaaagcaaataatcataaggaaggaaaaaggaggaaatggaatatagccaatctgaaaacgcaagaaacaaagcaacaatatacagaacaactggaacagaaattgggtcagtacgagatCAGAGAAAGAACAGCATAACAGAGACAGCAGAaaaaataataggattccaaaaaacaaagaatcgaaagaatggtttgatgaggaatgtcaccaaaaaagtcaactgaagcacctcgcaagaaacaaatggctacaaagtgccgaacaggaacaactggaccaatatagaaaagaaaaacaagaagcattgaaactctatagaagaaagaacaacacatggatctctgaacaaatgcaagaattagaaacgaataataaagacaacaagaaattgttcgaatagataaaacaacaatacagtaccaaaaaatctgtcacaaaaataaacaaaaaagattgggaaaaacatttcacggacctatacaaaaacgacaataaggcatattcagaggatgaggatataagagataacagagatgaagaggaaggcgcacctacttatcaggaattcatggaggtattaaaacaactaaaagtaaacaaaacgccagggccagatgaaatcaacaacgaactgatcatcaacggaggagaggagctcacgaagcgaatgcacaagttaatggttacaatttggaaggacgaaagcatgcccatagaatggaaaaacggacacatcgcaccaatctttaagaaaggagatccaactaagtgctgcaactacagaccaattatgctactaaatacaacgtataagatattgaccacaattataagaaaccgactagaaatatcataattcaatacacagaaaaaattataggaccataccaacagggttttagaaaaggacgatcaacaatagatgcaatacatgtacttacacaaacaattgaaaaaagctatgaacatgacatagaattacacatactattcatcgacttccaacaggccttcgacagcatatacagacaacaattattaaaataaatgaaaaaaatggagataacggcaaaattaataagactatctagaatgacaataaaagacttaacagcaaaagttaaaacaaatgagggcgatacaaatgacatcaaaatagaacttgaagtaagacaaggagacagtctgtcaacgacaaacgacactatttaatatcgctctagaaggagtaattagtgACACAGGTATGAAAAAGACAAtcattcaaagctcaacacagatcataggatatgcagatgacctgggactggtagcacgagataaaaaagaccagaagaggcacttttaaccctggtaagagaagcaaagacgagaggattaataatcaatcagaataaaacaaaatacgaGTATCTTATAAGcaaacgagacaatgtaaacagaataacagaaataaagataggtgaaaatacattccagagagtagattgcttcaaatacctgggggtgatggtggacggcaaaaacggaaggaatatagagataaacgaaagaattaaagcaggtaatagagtatattggaaatatcaccaattactcaaggacaaaaacctgagtaaaaaacaaaatcaaaaatatacacagcagcaatcagatcagtgatagcctatggagcagaagtaatgtgccttacgaaaaaagtcgaagaaaagttaagaataattgagagaaaaattatgagaagaatacatggcccagtaaagacagaaacaggggaatatagaaagctgatgaaccatgaaataataaatataaataaaggagaagatatagtaaaattcattaaagcacaaaggctcagatggtttgggcacacacaaagaagaggggtagaagaactgatcaggaagataatgaactggaaaccagtaaaaaatagaccaagaggaagaccaaaaatatcaactgctagacgatatatcaaagatggaaattgcaaactggagagaaaagattcaggaccggagagagtggaagaagatagtagagaaggcaaaaaaacatcacaatctatgaactacgacctaaaggaaaagcggactaatttaccgcgtgaaatggattaaaagagatatttaaaggatatttgagcgaactatactctaacaagagtgaacggtccatataataattccaggtatgtacctgtataaattacccttcttgaagttggtgtaaaaggtattcatcatttatgtattgtcttttggaaggattattTGAGAAAATCcgaataaattttgaaaaaatggctgaaatcgctgaaattcttgtaacagatttcgtaatgagtgaacatgggtgtaagttattggtggtaaatgattttaaatttcacttaaagaaagtgctaaaaagtggaaaacatttatggtactctCCTGCATCTGGTTgtcaggcaacctgttataccgacggttagtttttttttttaatattttgagtagtaactatgttatcaacaatttgatgtcaaaaatgcacattttgccattttttgtctaccagtaagaagaaaaacattcaaaacaaaatttaagataaccgcattatagagcatgtaaaacaatttaaacaaggttttataaatttcgctatacttaattgttgcttataaaactataaattaagtcagtttaacgttaatataacttatgtaaaaatacaacttatatctcgattttacgtgaaatagctcaaagcaatgagtaaaaatacacggtttttatgacactcagtgtaactacgtaacaattgtttagtttctatatggccggaataacaaaatttatgtaaatctgaccaattttttctcaatttaattatttattgacaatttaaatgaaaaatagccgattttaagaattttcgtctataagttacaatattttaccaaaaaactgaaaaaagaaccggatagtttattgaaatagccttaaaatgagttgaagtaaaatagaattggagctttgtttatcaataaacattaatgaaaagtaTACATTTGCGATAGGCTCTGTGTTGGCTTAATTCgttactattcaaatttatttcttaagttttaagctacctgaggtacccctaaaccctaaaaatgtcatcaaaacgacgattttgaagctcttccgactggattaaagaagctattatcggtTCAAACAAaggttgtgtatttttaattctaaattttaactatttaattaaaaataaagggtttcagttgataattcaaagttgctacacccaccgctttcccaggcagaataagaaccctgctattgcataagtatatagattttgaaaaaccattaaaaaagtattccaaagttttttcgatatgccgtctagtctcgagatatttgacaatcgcctttctagacagagcccttaaataatgtaaatattctttattcttattcaagctagacataagccgagtgagagagctgaccgtgaaattcatttgcgatgtttccaaatttaccggatctcggattgtctgcaaaatatatatttagcatATACACAATGGATctcgcgcgctgccctctacagcggatttagtggaaccaccgcaatataaaattcaccaaaaggggtgcaaaatgaggtccagacaaaaatcgatttccttgtaccccaaccattgttacatcgagatgtcactatatacacgtgaatacaaggtgagatccaaaatcggatctcgccttgcaaaacggatctcatcttttATAGCTTATGacacaaacggatctcgccttgatatgaagacatacatatatatatatatatatatatatatatatatatatatatataaacaaggagaggttagcgcgagttaataaatatcggcatggctcgcaataagtatgaaaaacaaaatatgcacaagatcgaatgcaaccatagacacgtgtttctgacttattagtcgtcatcagtatgatatagctaaacaggagcaatgcaaccaatttgtggctataatgttagaagaccctcaggattcgagagcaacaacaacaaatccacggaggaagctacagctacctgaggcaaggagtgccaaacgtttagaacgtaaacgttctaaacgtttggcactccttgcctcaggtagctgtagcttcctccgtggatttgttgttgttgctctcgaatcctgagggtcttctaacattatagccacaaattggttgcattgctcctgtttagctatatcatactgatgacgactaataagtcagaaacacgtgtctatggttgcattccatcttgtgcatattttgttttttatatatatatatatatatatatatatatatatatatatatatatatatatatatatatatatatatatatatatatatatatatatatatatatatatatcaagtagtgactcttgaggatgcagtcagtttatttggcccacaagacaaagaaaactctttgacttactgtcaagctttcgaattatatttaattctttttcaagacatctacaaaatttataaatataaaaattaagtaattacaatgtatattttgtttactcactagtcgttgagattggttgaaaaagttgaaactttactagaaggacaatcacacacatattaaaatatttaaataattttagtcAATCTATTACATTATGTTGTGTCCATGGTTCGTTGTTCAACATGTATGAAGTGTATACCATTTCTTTAGAAGGAAAGCAAAACCAGtaacaatagttttttttataattacagttATTAATTTGATTGATGTAAAGTAAATTAGTCCAGTCAATGTGTCTACCAgcataaaatgaatttttaatggTGGAATGTACgatagaaaatcagattatgatgttGTGTCAAATGtttgttgatatgctaatatgtaacaataaatgttacttaatttgtctatatctgaCTTTCTATTTATACATTTTCTATTTTTCTGGATGTGTGTCATTTCTACAAATAACCTTTTCTGTTCATTTTTCACCCTCTCTAAGATTGAcgcttgtgaaaaattaaatgtatgatttaGATTAATTGAGTGATCTGCTAATGCACAAGCTTGcgatttttttgtattaatatcaCTTCTGTGGGAAATTATTCTGCTGTGTAATGTCCGAGATGTTTCTCCTATATAAACCTTATCGCAGTCTGAGCAAGGTATTTGATACACAACTTTTGAACTTTCCTTAGTCGTAAGTGGATCTTTAGTTTTGGTGTATAAATGTGCTATAGTTTTAACGTTTCTGGTAgcaatttttatgttttcgagtcCTTTAAATAATTTGAGAAGTTTTGGTGTTAAGAATGGAATATAAGGTAAAGATCCAAATGTTTGTGGTGTTGTTGGTACTAAGGTGTCGATTGTTGGGCTAGTGTTTCTTTCTTGGCTTGCCATATTCACTGTGGGTGGTTTTTTATTGTTGGTATTGTCAATCAATGTGATGGAAGCTGGAGAGGTAGcagtactaaaaattaatttattaagtagtcCTACTGGATAAGAGTTTTCCATTAATATGTTTTTTAGTCTCTTCAAACTCTTTTCTCTATATGTTGGATGAGATATTTTTATTACTCGACTTTTTTAGtcccaaaattaattttatttttgttcttgTAGGATGTTCAGAATAGTAATTTATGAATCTATTGCTAGAAATCGGTTTTCGATACCATTCTGTTTTGAGACTATTATCTTGAGTGCGATGGACTAGCATATCCAGAAAAGGGAGACTGTTGTTTTGTTCTCTTTCTGCAGTGAACTGTAGTTGGCTACATTGGttgttgaaaatatttaaaacctcATTTATTTTATCATTGGGTACTGCTAGGATCAAATCATCTACAAAACGTTTGACAAATGGAATATGAaaaggtattatttttaaacattcttCAATGAGATCATCAAGAGCATAATTACACATGATTGGCGATAATGAGCTTCCCATAGGAGTGCCTGCTGTTTGTTTGTAATAACGGTTATTAAATTTACAGATGTTGGTATCAAATATGAAATATAATATTTcttttaatgaatttaaattTAATGTGCAATGTGCCTGGATCTCATTCCAGTGTTTTTCTATgctgtttagaattaaataaGACGGAATATTGGTATACAAAGATACCAcatcaaaacttactaaaatgtATGTTTCtgggatttttttattatttatgaagTTACTAAAAACAAAAGAATCTTTAATTACTATATCGTTGTTGAAATTGTATGCatttgttaaaattgttgtaaTAAAATTCGCTAACTTACTATTGGGGGAATCTATTGAAGAGATTATTGGTATCATTGAAAGAGTGGGTTTATGTACTTTTGGCAATGCGTAGAAACGTGGAGCTActgaattgtaaatttttaatgattttgatTCACTAGCAGAGATGTTGCCATTATTCGCTAATTTAGATacaagcttgtttgatttttgttgCAATGTACATGTTGGATCATTTGTGAGTTGTTTATAATACTTAACATCATTTAACAAAGATTGACTTTTATTTGTATAATCGTCCTTGTACATTGCAACAGTTATGTTACCTTTATCACTGCGGAGAATGTATAATTCTGGATTcttaattaaaaatctttttgcTTCACAGAACAAGTCATTAAAGAAATGATTACTATTGTTTGTTTTATGCAAATAGTTTGTTATAATGTTTGTGCTTTTTGACCGAAACATATCTTTGTTATTAGTGTCAAATTTTGCAATTAGTTGTTCTATATCAGACAACAAGTCAGATAATTTAAAATCTCTAAGATTAGGAAAAAGACAAAATTTCGGTCCTAATCTTAGAGATTTTAAATTATCTGACTTGTTGTCTGATATAGAACAACTAATTGCAAAATTTGACACTAATAACAAAGATATGTTTCGGTCAAAAAGCACAAACATTATAACAAACTATTTGCATAAAACAAACAATAGTAATCATTTCTTTAATGACTTGTTCTGTGAAgcaaaaagatttttaattaagAATCCAGAATTATACATTCTCCGCAGTGATAAAGGTAACATAACTGTTGCAATGTACAAGGACGATTATACAAATAAAAGTCAATCTTTGTTAAATGATGTTAAGTATTATAAACAACTCACAAATGATCCAACATGTACATTGcaacaaaaatcaaacaagcttgtATCTAAATTAGCGAATAATGGCAACATCTCTGCTAGTGAatcaaaatcattaaaaatttacaattcagTAGCTCCACGTTTCTACGCATTGCCAAAAGTACATAAACCCACTCTTTCAATGAGACCAATAATCTCTTCAATAGATTCCCCCAATAGTAAGTTAGCGAATTTTAttacaacaattttaacaaatGCATACAATTTCAACAACGATATAGTAATTAAAGATTCTTTTGTTTTTAGTAActtcataaataataaaaaaatcccaGAAACATacattttagtaagttttgatgTGGTATCTTTGTATACCAATATTCCGTCttatttaattctaaacagcATAGAAAAACACTGGAATGAGATCCAGGCACATTGCACATTAaatttaaattcattaaaagAAATATTATATTTCATATTTGATACCAACATCTGTAAATTTAATAACCGTTATTACAAACAAACAGCAGGCACTCCTATGGGAAGCTCATTATCGCCAATCATGTGTAATTATGCTCTTGATGATCTCATTGaagaatgtttaaaaataatacctttTCATATTCCATTTGTCAAACGTTTTGTAGATGATTTGATCCTAGCAGTACCCAATGATAAAATAAATgaggttttaaatattttcaacaaCCAATGTAGCCAACTACAGTTCACTGCAGAAAGAGAACAAAACAACAGTCTCCCTTTTCTGGATATGCTAGTCCATCGCACTCAAGATAATAGTCTCAAAACAGAATGGTATCGAAAACCGATTTCTAGCAATAGATTCATAAATTACTATTCTGAACATCCTAcaagaacaaaaataaaattaattttgggaCTAAAAAGTCGAGTAATAAAAATATCTCATCCAACATATAGAGAAAAGAGTTTGAAGAGACTAAAAAACATATTAATGGAAAACTCTTATCCAGTAGgactacttaataaattaatttttagtactgCTACCTCTCCAGCTTCCATCACATTGATTGACAATACCAACAATAAAAAACCACCCACAGTGAATATGGCAAGCCAAGAAAGAAACACTAGCCCAACAATCGACACCTTAGTACCAACAACACCACAAACATTTGGATCTTTACCTTATATTCCATTCTTAACACCAAAACTTCTCAAATTATTTAAAGgactcgaaaacataaaaattgcTACCAGAAACGTTAAAACTATAGCACATTTATACACCAAAACTAAAGATCCACTTACGACTAAGGAAAGTTCAAAAGTTGTGTATCAAATACCTTGCTCAGACTGCGATAAGGTTTATATAGGAGAAACATCTCGGACATTACACAGCAGAATAATTTCCCACAGAAGtgatattaatacaaaaaaatcgCAAGCTTGTGCATTAGCAGATCACTCAATTAATCtaaatcatacatttaatttttcacaagcgTCAATCTTAGAGAGGGTGAAAAATGAACAGAAAAGGTTATTTGTAGAAATGACACACATCCAGAAAAATAGAAAATGTATAAATAGAAAGtcagatatagacaaattaagtaacatttattgttacatattagcatatcaacaaaCATTTGACACaacatcataatctgattttctatcGTACATTCCAccattaaaaattcattttatgcTGGTAGACACATTGACTGGACTAATTTACTTTACATCAATCAAATTAATaactgtaattataaaaaaaactattgttaCTGGTTTTGCTTTCCTTCTAAAGAAATGGTATACACTTCATACATGTTGAACAACGAACCATGGACACAACATAATGTAATAGATTgactaaaattatttaaatattttaatatgtgtgtgattgtccttctagtaaagtttcaactttttcaaccaatctcaacgactagtgagtaaacaaaatatacattgtaattacttaatttttatatttataaattttgtagatgtcttgaaaaagaattaaatataattcgaaagcttgacagtaagtcaaagagttttctttgtcttgtgggccaaataaactgactgcatcctcaagagtcactacttgatatataaatctacagtcaagaataccaccatcttatatatatatatatatatatatatatatatatatatatatatatatatatatatatatattacatttgcgtccctcgtggcttctgtatagttttgactcttcgtgacttccgatcaatatacagcgtgtatattaacaagaattatttcatacagttagcgctcgctttggcatccgttatactggcaacaatgtacttatggtatcaagtaaaatatttaaccttggtcgtgtttatgtgagaatttagttgaagaacccagacaaattctatttataacttttgccaactagatggttttgctcggatatacgataaggatttgctgtaaattgtttgttttcgtttttatactcttaaatcaggttagaaa
The window above is part of the Diabrotica virgifera virgifera chromosome 2, PGI_DIABVI_V3a genome. Proteins encoded here:
- the LOC126880267 gene encoding uncharacterized protein LOC126880267; protein product: MENSYPVGLLNKLIFSTATSPASITLIDNTNNKKPPTVNMASQERNTSPTIDTLVPTTPQTFGSLPYIPFLTPKLLKLFKGLENIKIATRNVKTIAHLYTKTKDPLTTKESSKVVYQIPCSDCDKVYIGETSRTLHSRIISHRSDINTKKSQACALADHSINLNHTFNFSQASILERVKNEQKRLFVEMTHIQKNRKCINRKSDIDKLSNIYCYILAYQQTFDTTS
- the LOC126880262 gene encoding uncharacterized protein LOC126880262 encodes the protein MGSSLSPIMCNYALDDLIEECLKIIPFHIPFVKRFVDDLILAVPNDKINEVLNIFNNQCSQLQFTAEREQNNSLPFLDMLVHRTQDNSLKTEWYRKPISSNRFINYYSEHPTRTKIKLILGLKSRVIKISHPTYREKSLKRLKNILMENSYPVGLLNKLIFSTATSPASITLIDNTNNKKPPTVNMASQERNTSPTIDTLVPTTPQTFGSLPYIPFLTPKLLKLFKGLENIKIATRNVKTIAHLYTKTKDPLTTKESSKVVYQIPCSDCDKVYIGETSRTLHSRIISHRSDINTKKSQACALADHSINLNHTFNFSQASILERVKNEQKRLFVEMTHIQKNRKCINRKSDIDKLSNIYCYILAYQQTFDTTS